In the genome of Deltaproteobacteria bacterium, the window CGCGTATTGAATCACTTGATCGGTCACTTCTTTGTATCTCTCACCGACCATCACGTTAATCGCCGCCTGACTACCGACAAATTGCGACAGCGGGGTAACCATGATCGGATAGCCGAGCTCGGCGCGCACCACGGCGGTCTCTTCGAGCACTTCATCGAGCTTATCGCCTTTGCCCATCAATTTTAACTGGTGTTGCAAGTTGGAGATCATGCCGCCGGGCACCTGATGGCGGTACCAGGACTGTTCGTACGCACGCGGCGCGCCCACCGGCAAGCCCGTGCGCTTGGCGACGAAATGGAAATGCTCGCTCACCGGCCCCAGCGCTGCGAGGTTCACCAGCGGCTGGTAACCCAAGGCCGTCAGATTGCTGGCGACGTTGAACACCGAGGGCTGCGACGATCCGTTGGCGAGCGGCGGAATCGCCGTGTGCACGATACGGATGCCTCCCTTGACCGCTTCGAGGAGGTTGAACGGCGCCAGCCCATTGTTGCAGTGGGCATGAAACTCCAATGGAACATCGCCGATGTTTTGCTTGATCAACCACACCAAGTCGCGGGTGCGCTCCGGCGTCAGCATGCCGCCGACATCCTTGAAACAAATCCGATAGGGTTTGATCGCCGCCGCGTCCTTGGCCTTTTGAGCGTAATAGGCGTCGGTGTGGCGAGGTGAGATCGAATAGATCAGGTTCACGACCGATTCCATGCCGAACTTGCGCAGCTCATCCGCCTCGTGACCAACCTCGGTAAAATCGTTCCAATAGCTCGACGTACGGGTTAAATGGACGCCATATTTGACGATGGTCTTAATGACCAGTCGCCGAATGCAATCCGGAATGAACTCAAAACCGCTATGCAGTCCGCCATGGTAGCGCAGCCGGGTTTTCTTGATTTCTTTGGTCCCCAAACGCAACCAATCCCAAGGATCCTCCTTGTGCTCGCGGACAAACTTTTTAAATCTCTGATGCAAGAAGAATTCGATCGAGTCAAAACCAGCCTCATCGAGATGGCGCAAGGCCGGAAGCATCATGCCAGTGGTCATGCCATAGGCCCACAGACTGATGTCGCCGTCACGCAGGGTAGTGTCGACGATTCGAATTTCATCCATGAATTTCAGGCTCCCAAAGCGACAATAGCGCAGGAGCAGCGACAGTCAACCGTGAATCGCTGGTCTGTCGTCGGCTTGTCGGTGAAGATGGACTCAAAAAACCGCGCTCGGGTTCGTCAGTCCGATGCAACGCGCAGGTCGGATGCCGGTGGTGCCAACAAAACGATTTTCGCACCAACTTTTTATTTTTGCCTGTCGGCGCGCCCCTTTTGCTAGACAGAAAAAAAATGAAAATGACAAACATCGCCACGATCGGCACGACTGCCGCCGCGCGAGACCGGCCTGTTGAGTCTGACGTTCCCGACTAAAAACCGTCAGCCGGTTCGCGAGGAAATGTCCGCCTACCATTTGACGATTTTGTTGGAATTGTTCGAGGTTGAGATCACCGAGTCACCGAGGTGCCGGCTCGACTTTGGCGGTCGCCGCAGAGTTTTGGGGTCATTTAGCTGTTCTTTCGAGCTTGTCGACATAACCTGAACTGACGATTTCTCGAAGCAGCGAATTATCGTAAAAATCCTCGGGTTTGATCGTTGCCGTCTTATCGGCGGGAGACGCATTCTTGACGGCGGTCGCTTCGGTGAACGGCACCAGCGGGGTGTTCTTTACATAATAATCAATCGACTTGGACAATAGATCTACGTCGTTTAGTTTCATGTATTTTTGCATCACCTGCAGCGCAAGCTTCTTGTTGGTCTTAAACAGATGCAGCCCTTCGATGTACGCCATTAAAAATTTACTCACCGTGCCGCGTTGCTCGGCGACGTAGGATCGGCGGGCCACGATTATCGATCCTGGGAAACTAAAATTAAGTTCGCCGAAATCCAGTAGGACTTTCAATCCCAGAGTTTCGGCTTTGAAAAGCGACGGCGGTGAAACCACCATGGCAGATGCCGCGCCCGACACCAGGGCGGCAATCCTGACCGCATCTGCGCCGCTTCGCAGGAAGGTTACTCCGTTCGGGTCCACTCCCAACTTATCCAAGGCCAGGCGGATAGCAAATTCTTCAAGCCCGCCGAATCCGGAGAGGGTGACTCGTTTGCCCTTAAGGTCGTTGGGCGAGCGGATATCCTTTGCGACGACGAAACCGTAGGGCAAGAAATTATAGGCCGATGCGATGATCGTGAGATCGGCGCCTTTGAGCACAGCATTGATTAGCGCCGGCCCTGCGGCATTGACAAAATTAACTTCCCCGGCAATCAAGGCCTGGAGATTGAGCGCGCCGCCGCTGACCATGATTATCTCGCCGCGGAGTCCCTGTTTTTTTAACAACCCGGCGTCATGAGTCAGCCAAAAGGGCGTCATAAAGCCCGGCGTGCCCGTGTAACTCAATCGCACG includes:
- a CDS encoding ABC transporter substrate-binding protein; this encodes MPVLKTIVLLLFLAAVNPQSASAQSVRLSYTGTPGFMTPFWLTHDAGLLKKQGLRGEIIMVSGGALNLQALIAGEVNFVNAAGPALINAVLKGADLTIIASAYNFLPYGFVVAKDIRSPNDLKGKRVTLSGFGGLEEFAIRLALDKLGVDPNGVTFLRSGADAVRIAALVSGAASAMVVSPPSLFKAETLGLKVLLDFGELNFSFPGSIIVARRSYVAEQRGTVSKFLMAYIEGLHLFKTNKKLALQVMQKYMKLNDVDLLSKSIDYYVKNTPLVPFTEATAVKNASPADKTATIKPEDFYDNSLLREIVSSGYVDKLERTAK
- a CDS encoding biotin carboxyl carrier protein, giving the protein MDEIRIVDTTLRDGDISLWAYGMTTGMMLPALRHLDEAGFDSIEFFLHQRFKKFVREHKEDPWDWLRLGTKEIKKTRLRYHGGLHSGFEFIPDCIRRLVIKTIVKYGVHLTRTSSYWNDFTEVGHEADELRKFGMESVVNLIYSISPRHTDAYYAQKAKDAAAIKPYRICFKDVGGMLTPERTRDLVWLIKQNIGDVPLEFHAHCNNGLAPFNLLEAVKGGIRIVHTAIPPLANGSSQPSVFNVASNLTALGYQPLVNLAALGPVSEHFHFVAKRTGLPVGAPRAYEQSWYRHQVPGGMISNLQHQLKLMGKGDKLDEVLEETAVVRAELGYPIMVTPLSQFVGSQAAINVMVGERYKEVTDQVIQYALGMWGREGSDNMDPAVKAKILDRTRAREIANMEHAEPTLDEVRRQYGGAHLSDEELLLRYYAGPEFVDALKTAPPRKEYLDARLPLIRLVEEIGRRKRLSFVSICKGDFSLSLQNRN